The DNA segment CTGGGTGGTAGCACTTGTAGTTCCAGGGCCAGTCGGTCAGGTTAACCTTCCCTTCGGTGATGGTCTCCTGGACAAAGGCGTGAAGCTCACAGGTGCAGTGATATGGATTATTCCCTGCACTCAGGTGAGACAAGCGTGGCATGTCCTGGAAGGACTCTGTACCGATGAGTCCGAACGAGTTCCCGTCCAGACTGAGCGACTGCAACGACGGGCTGGCCCACTTTGATTGGATGAACTTGATTTTATTCCCACTCaggtggagctcctgcaggttgcTGGTTTTAGAAAAGTAGTTCATGTCCAGCTGGTCGAGGTCACAGAAGGACAGGTCCAAGAACTCCACTGAGGTGGGCAGACAGTGGAGGGCGCTGCTCTCAAAGTTATTGTGGTGAACAATGAAGCGAGTGATGCTTTTTTGCCAGATGCAGTTGCGGCTCTCCGCGGCCGATCCCAGTTTGTTCCGGCTTAGATCCAGCTCTTGCAGCTGCTGGAACTCTTTTGTCAGCAAGGACAGGTCCTTCAAACTGGTCAGCTCGTTGTTGCTCATGTTGAAGAGACGCAGATTCGGTGCGGCGCCCTTGTAGTTACACAGTTGGTTGAAGATGTACGTGTCAGTCAGTCGATTATTGGACACATCCAGGACCTTCACCTGCTTCATCTCCGCCCAAGAGTCACAAGGCACCGAGTTGAAGTAGACGTACTGGATAGAGAGACTTCTGATGTTGTTGAACCAGGTGAAGCGCCAGTCGAATCGCAGCACATCAGGATTGCTGATATACCTACAAAGACAAGGTCACCTGTTTACTCTCAGCAGTCCCAATGGGCATCAACCCAACAACAGTTTGGCTCAGTTATGGCACGAAAACCTTAAATATTTTCATCAAATACAAAGTCACTCACCACAGGTCCAGTTTGTCCAGAACCAGGTCGGTGATGCTGGAGCCTGCCCCGTTATCCACAAATGTGGGCGAACGGGCAAAATCGATGTACTGAAATCTCAACCGTTTGATGGCTTCCAAGTTCAAGAGAGCCATCCTGAGAAGGTTCTCGTTGAATTTCCCTCGGTGAAAGATGAGCTGATACGCGGCCACGTGTTTCAGACCCTGGAAGATGTCCTGGACTCTCGTGTAGTAGCGGAACTCAAACAGGTTGCGGAACTGGATGGCGATAAATGTCTTGTTGGCGATGTCACGCAGCATGTCGACGAGAGCACTCGGCCTTTGGTCGATGGCCATATCGAAGCCCAACTTCTGCGTCTGGACGACCTCCAAACTTCCAGCCTCGTAGTACATCAGGTTGGATGAACACTTTATGGCAAATTCCTGCAGGCGGAGCTTCCTCAGAGGCTGAAAATCCCCTTTCTTCAGACCCTCCACCAGAGGACCACCCATGGACAGAGTCTGGAGCCTGACAAAGGTGGAGAACGTCTCCGCCAGAGCTGCGCGTTTGTACAGGTTATTGGACATGTAGAGTTTTTTGAGATTCAAGAGAGGACTGAGAGCCGCCACAGGAATTTCCCCGAGGGAGTTGTTGAAGATGTCGAGGATCTCCAGCAGAGGGTTGTTTTTAAAGGCATCGCTGTCGATGCGTGAAATGTTGTTGTACTTCAGATTAAGGCTGCGGAGCCGAGGGAAGAGGGCGAAGTCTTCGGCGTTGATGACCTGAAGTCTGTTGTAGGAGAGATCGATGTCTTCCAGACTGGGTGGAAACTGTCTCCAAGGGACGCTGCTGAGCTGCATTCCCAGACAGTCCGCAGAGCGGCCCGAGTTGAAGACGCGGCAGAATCCGGTGACAGTTTTAGTGGTGGAGGGTGGAGATGGTGTCGTGGATGCGAGCACCCCAACAGCAAGAGCAATGAAGTGCACAAATGTCCAAATCATCTTGGCACAATTctaaaaaccagaaaaaaaggaTTAATGTTTTCATTGTGTCACCCACGAACCTTGCAAACGATCAAAAAATAGCctttaaaacaacaactgaCAATGTGATCAACAACATGATGTAATCACGTGAATTACAACGTAGTTGCAAGTAATCTGGTCGATGGACAGTGATTCTGTGGGACCTTTATTAGGGAAGAAAAGTGCTGAAAAGAGCTGATGTAGAATTAAAACAGATGAGAATGTTGTGTCAGCAAACCCAAAGACAGGACGTTTCCTGCTGGAAATGCATGAGAAGCACAAACATTACATTTCTGTTGTCtccatctctcacacacacacgcacacacacacacacacgcacgcacacactgctGCTCTCTCACGCTACAGAACCAGCAGATTGGTACTGGTCCAGGCCCTTAATCCCCCGGTGGTTTCTTCACTCACCTTCCTCAGGCTTCAGCTTCCTGCCTCGAGCCTCAAATGGATATTTTCGAATcagctcctctcctgtttataGTGCTGCTCAGTGGCTCATCATCACGTGAAGGAGCCATAAAACTTTATGTCTGCTGTTCAGGGGAGTTTGTTTTATCTGAAAATGTCTGATTTCCTTATTTAGTTAAGGTAATATGTGACAGCCTGAACACAACAATACATTTTCAGATTAACAGTGTTACTGATAACTGTAGTAAATCCATTACTAAACACACCTCCCTGCACATAAGGGTCATCAGAATGAGCATTAGTCACATCATAAAGCAGGTTGTCCTCATTAGTTCTGGCGTTTCCACAGCATTTGAGACATATTAGACAGTGTTTAGCTACATTTAATATTAACTCCCATTCATTTTGAGGGAGGGCAAATGAGGGAAAAACTAAATCTACGTCCATGAGAGCTGACATGCCGATGGGAAGACTTGTGGCATTTTCATTACTTTGACAGCGAAGAGAGGAAATTGTAATTTTAGCCTTTTCTGATTAATTTGGTTAAATATTTCAGCCTGCACCATGATGGTCAAACACTGACTCCGTCTATTGAAATGTGCGTCTTTGTCCTCTTTCAGGTAGATAAGAACCCTGAAAGActcaaacacaacagaaaatCAGCCGTCCTCTTCCCGCCTGGTCCTGGAGGGCAACAGCCATGAAACCACTCCTACGCTCCCTAATCTCCCGCGCTCTAGACAGATGGTCCCGGAAATAGATGGTAGATTAGATCAACATAGATGATATTGTCCTAGCGTAGCCCCGCCCACTTGTTGTAAAGGGCCAGCTGCCGGTCCGGAACCTTTGGTGATCAATATTTATCGACTGTTTCGAACACATTTATGCGAGGGAGaaatcagctgcagctcagactcCGCTGCAGTGGTTTATGGGTCGATTATGGCActaatttaaaaatgtatttgcaTTATAATTTCTTCTGTGTATCAAAATCTTTTTTTGCAGTCGTGTGTGATGAGTTAATATTTGACAACTCCTCGAAGCATTTCTGTGCCCTCAGTTCCTGGAGTTTAGTTTTTAAGTGATCGCCCATCATGTAATGATTCATGAAGTTAACCTACCTGCTGGGGAAACGAGACACTCAAAAATACCGGTCACACTCGCCCGGAGCGTCAGAAAAGTATCCTAGCAACAACTTCAGTCTCTTCAGCCCATTGATTTGATCATATTCTACTGGGACGACCACTCAGGAGATGTACCAACCAGTCACCTACTGCTTTAAATCAGGTCCGTTGTGTACCGAACACGATCATTCACGGTTCCTTGTCGTCTTAAACATGTCCTGCTGTACATGAAAAGCGCCTCGTCCCGGCTGCACCTGCGTGATACTAACCCACATTCCTCTTTTGTGCTTTTGAGTTCATGACTTTTACCTGGTTTGACATTAACAGGTCTGGTAGGAGTTTGAGCATTAGCATCTCTGGACTGATGTTTTCACTCAACAGGAATGTGCACAAACACTTTGGCTCTAGTGCAGCCACGTTGTTCCGGGCCAGCTGTGCGTCATCAGTCCGTCAGCAGACGTTTACCTCAGCAGTAAACACAGTAAATGTGATCATTCGGTCATAGAGTCGTAAACTAGCTCCACACAAACCAGGCGGGTGTGTACACAAAGAAAACGTGGCTTCTGTTGTCCACGTGCTGTTTGTcagctggaccccccccccccatcacacacaagcgcgtggaggaggagtgtgtttgtgcgtcagAGCCTTCAGGCTGACACAATGGACTACAACATCCATGTTCAGCGCCGATCCAGTTCAACAGGTGTAGCAGCAGGAAGGTTTTAACCTGACATCAGGTGACACGAGAGACGAAACAAAGACCGTCTCAGTGGGATGAAACAATCCGTCCTCTCACCCACAAACCTGTGTGAAGGCATTCAATCATCCTCTGACCTAATTATTAGCCAAGCAGCAGCGCTAGGTAACAATGACTATTTGGTTTGTGTCAACAATTGAAGAATGGAGGAAACACTGGCCAGGACAAGAATGTTGACTTTAGTTCACTTGGCACACAAAACAGCGCATGCAGGGAGGACTGGGACTGGGCCACGTGGTTCAGACCAAGTGACACTTCAACAGGTGTCTGACGCTTTGTGAAGCATCTTCAAGAGTCTGTTATCATGTGTGAAGGTTCTCCAGGTCCAGATGGAAAATGCTTGTTTTGTCCTCTGGACCACAATATCCTGGCCAGAACCTCACGCCTCCTGCTGAGTTTATCCAGTCCTCTAATGGTCCACCTGGAAGCACATTCCTATAGGTCAAAGGCCGGCTTCCACCTGCCTGGATGACCGACCTGCAGCCAGTCAATGGAGCCCATTGTCCCTTGCATTGATTTACggacctctttctctctgaacCGCATCATTTGGTGAGCTCAGCGTTCCAGGGTGACATTTACTCAGGAGCCAATACTTGGCAGCAAACAGCTCCTTCATCATCATTTGATGCTACCTAGAGGAGCAATCGGGTCCATCTCGGCCTGACATTCTGCACGTTTACTTCTGTTATTTCAGGAAAACACACGGTCCCTCAGCGTGGACGTGCTCATGATGTCATCAAACAGGGAAGAGAGGAACTGATCAAGCTGAGGTTCCTCTATAGGGATAATTGAGTGTCATGATGGTCAAGAACTTTAATGCTAGCAAATGGAAACGTTTCCCAACGTGAGTTGACTCAGGTGGGATTCTGGCAAACTGATGAGATCTTCCCCACTTTCACTCTGCAGGTTGTGTTGAAGCAGAACATTCCTCTAATGTGTCTCCTGGGACACAACATTTCTATTTTGGATTACAGGAATTTCCTGTTCCTTCAATGTTCCTGATCTCGCCCACATCCCAAAAATGTGTTCCTGTGATTCCCCCCTGTGGAACCGTCTCATTCGTTTTGGAACATTTCTTCTGGCTGAATGAAGTTTAATGTTGATTTCATCAGAGTTGGTTGACACTTTCAAACTGGCTCGTTTGAGAGTTGCAGATCTGGACGGATGTTTTTACTCTTCATGTTATGATGATCGTGTGAGATGTGACGGGAAGTCACGAAACGTGTTGAAATGAGCCAGTTTAGAAATTGCTCAAAAACCACCACTGATTTAGTCAAAACCAAAGGGAGGCATTTATGATTAACGCGCTAAAACACTGGTTTCATCCAGGTTTCATTCTGTCATTTAAGCCTCTGTATGTGATCTGTGTGAATCAGACCAAAAGTGAAACACATTTATACGGAGCTCAGCTTCTATATTAACTCTGATGAGATTTGAACATGTGAGAGCGAGAGGACGGAATGACAGTTATAAGAGAAGCCATCAGGTCCTGGGATCCGTTTAACTTCAGGTGACTTCACTCGGGTTCTTGTGTTTATCAGGATGTTGCGAGAGCTCCGCTAGCCAACACTGACAGTAAAGTTACCCAACAGTTCAGAGCAGTGACGATATCAAAGATAATTTCTAACTGGCTGAGAAGATCCAGTAGTTGATTTAAAAGATAAAGTTTGTGGCTGAGGTAAAATTTATATGTAGCATCCTGTGTTAGTTTCTGTGATGTTGCTGTAACCGACTTTTCTATGCTAACTCGTTTTTGACCGATTTCTTGCTTTTAAACAGTGAGCAGAGCCTCTGATGGCGCATGAAAAGAAGATAAAATTCCACAGTGGCAGCGCCTCCGTGCACTCTGTGCACTCTCACTCAGACCGTGTCTGCCTCAAAATATTCCTGTTTGTCTGAAccatctttatttcactctcACCGGACAAAAGATTATGCAACCTGATCCCAGCGAAGCGAACCGTGGCCACGTTTAGAATTAATGACCTGCTGCTCGTAGCGTTCAAATCAAGAAGCCAGTGTTTGATCTGAGGTTTGCACATATGGAAGAGATTCATCAGCAAAGAAACACTGCTCCGTTTTAAATACTGGGACAGTGGCATTATTGCAGATAAGAGACCTGAGTATACAAGTCGTGTTTCACTCACGAGTGTTTGATCTTTTCCCAGCTGACTCGTCCTCATAACCTGCCACATAATCATACTAGCTACTGTTTAGTGGAGCGGCTCAGGGTTCTGCCCGCTCAGCCTCACATTTTCCACTGAAACTGACCTCATTTGCCTTCTTATGAGCCAaccttcacttttatttttataccACCACACATCAAGAAGCAAACAATACAGCAGATTTCTctgaacagcaacagcagcctcgGGTGGAGCCTTTTTCCTTCTAAGCAATGGACCAAAAGTTAAAGAAAGGCTAAACTTACCAGTAGGTGAGCTGAGGGGATTGATTGTGCCTTGCTTTGTTTTTGAGTTGTGATAGAGAAATGACTCAACCCTGAGAAGATTgagttagagtgtgtgtgtgtgtgtgtgtgtgtgtgtgtgtgtgtgtgtgtgtgtgtgtgtgtgagagagagagagagagagagagagagaatgtgagaGAGGTCAAACACGTGTCCAGGGACGACCCCTGCTGGGTCACGTTCTGCAGATTAAGGAATGAAAGAATATATTTTATGGGGTTCCAGTTTAGGGAGGAgtttgtgtgatttttttaacattcaacTTTCAAGCAACGGGTCTGATTCGGAACTGGACTTCAGAAAAGTGTCGCCAACAGCTGAACAAGAGAGGAACGCTTTTAATCCCTTCATGTTGGGaaaaattctttttaaaaaaaaggagcaaagggAACATGAAGTGTAGCGATTCTGGAAGaagggacgtgtgtgtgtgtgtgtgtgtgtgtgtgtgtgtgtgtgtctgataacTGCAGAACAATGGTTTTACCGAGTCCAGttaaaaaaaggaaggggggggggggggggggggggggagttaatgcatttttaatggttCCTTTTTCCTTCTACATGAAAATATTGATTTGAGGTATTCAACAATCGTGCAGGATGTGATAAAGACTAATGAGGGTTTCTAACAAACGCGCTTCTTGTTGTGATGCTAAAGGAAACAACAGACCTGAAATGAGGCTCCTGCTGGAACACATTCAGCAAACGGTGAGATAAGGACGGTTCATAAGGGCGGCTCATCTTAAACTGGGTCTGTTTTTATTCTAGCTGGTCTACGACTCTGACAAAGACTCGTTAGCTGGTTGGCTCAGTCTGGATTTACAGGGCAGTTTAGATGTCAGATGTGCTGGGGGTTACTTTGTTAGCACCAAAAGGTTTGGAATGTGGGTTTTTAAGTCCACGTTGGGAGGAAAGCCTGGTCAGAGGACTTGAAAAGAGTTATGGAGCCGTCCTGTCATCATCAGACTATGAGATGGatctaaaacaggaagtgagtgaagCTAACTTCTTCTCAGCGGTGGTGTTCAACACACCAGGTTTCATGAGTGGAAAGAGATGATTATTGTCTCTTCACTGATGTTGCCTCACTGTCAGGAGCTCGTTGACCTATTTTCACACTCATTCAGGTGTCACACCTAAGCTGCCGTGCGGCTGTTTGTGACAGACGGCTGTTGCAACTGGTCAAAACTcaaaacagaataaatgaaaccaaCTAATACCCAGAAGAGAACAAACAAAAGAGGAGCTTACCGTAAATAGTGAACCACCCCAGCTGCACTCATCTGagccctgcagggaggagcATCTCAAACAGACCAGAGGTGattagcagcaggaggaggcacaTTAGGTAATGACACAGGtgagaagcagcaggtgagggatGACGACCAAGCAAGAAGTTTTTCCTGTATCTTCAAGCACATTTGGCTGGATTAACTCCAGCAACATGCTCTATTGACTGTTGCCTTGGCAACTGTTTTCAATCCCTTTCTGACCCTTAATTCTAACGTTCACCCCCCCAGGACTGACGTTTGGAGCGTCTGATTTTGTCAGAGGTGGTGTAGCCTTAATTGCTGAACTATTTTTaagcacttcctgtcaaaaACACTAAAACCTAACCAGCCAATGGTTGAAGTGAGAGCCAAAGGTGTCGCTTTTAACCTTTCACAAGacctctttttaaaatatctttgGCCATATGATCCCTTTTCTGCCTGTTTAATCAAAGGTCAAACTGAACCTTAAATATGAACCAAATCATTGTAACCATTTAGGTATTTAAAGCAACGATTCATTGTAAATGAGTTCAAACCTTcagctgtgtttttaatgttggTTACAGGCTCTTCCTTTAATCTTCCCACCTGTGTAAAAACCTTAATTATGCTCTTTAACTCCAGCTACAGATATCAACATTCACACATTACTAAAAGGGTTTCCACAACCTTAAAAATGACGAGGAATCCTCCGCTTATAGatgtcttttattcattttcactgcacatgtTTAGGGAAAGACATGTCAATATGGAATCGTTACATGGATTTTCTGCCCTATATATCTGAAAATACATGTTATGAGATGGCATTCGACCGACATGGCACCAATATAAATCAGATatttttcatatatatatatatatatgtatattagaGTTTAGCCTGTTATTCAAAAATCATATTTATCAAGACACAATCATGGACGCACATGTTGGATACCCGACACTGAAAACTCCAGAGCAACAGATCAGCGACCGGCTGTGCCCGACCCTGGTTCATTAGCAGCGAGATAGTGTGATCCACCGGGGCTTCCTCAAGCCAAATCAAGGACCCCCTTTGAAGGAGATTAGCTTGCGTGGGACCGGCTGACGGCAGCAGATGCCCATCAAAGATACACAAAGTCTGGCTAAAGCAATCCCAGCACATTTAGGAGCTTTGAAGAGACCTGGTGGTAGATGTTTTAAtcataattcagggggaaatATGAGCAAAGGTTGCTTTTAGAACTATCAACCTGCTGCTGAATGAAATGATTAATGACTCTAATGTTAATTCCTGCTCTGGTTTTCACTCCAAACTTCCCTAAATGGTCATGTTTGCATCCCTGGATGTTAGACTTCCCTCCTTTACCTTCAGTCAGCACTGAGGCCTTGAATCAGGTGGTAAGAGGTGTCTGCTGATGGGTTCGAGCGAAGGACCTGAAGATAAGTCTgtcccagcagcacctgaaTGCATCACCAGAGTTGGAGGACACAAGCACCATCTCTTCACAATAATCAAACCAGGAGACAAAAGCCTCGGGCAGATGTGATTGTGTTCAGTTTCCTGTCAGCAGAACCTCCAAAAAGCTGACAGGTTGATTTCCCAGCCCGACACACAGATGAGCAAGGCATTTGAAACCCGCAGGCAGTTGGTAAGGATTCGGAAAGGCTGGTATTAACGCATCAGCAAAGGGACGAATGGCTTCAAAACTGGAGAGAGAAACGAGCAACATTTGGATAAGATGGCTGAGTAAGTGTCAGGAACAACCTCCTTCATCTGTTAATGGTGCGGGTCAACGTTATGTAGCCTGATATTGCTAGTGCTGAAGCTCCGGAGGACACGCTAATCTGCTGCGTAATTCATCACCACACCAGGCCCAACATCAGTCAGCTCATCGCTCTGAGGGTTGGCGTCTGTTTCTGGAATTGCTCCCAGAGTTTCTTTACATTCCACTCCATTTTGCATTCTCTGTATTTTGGGTTGGGTTGTGTTTGTCTTTAGTTTCACAGCATGAAGGTAGAAAAGGTGGTGTGTGGTGGTGTTCTGGCTCTGGCATCAAACCCCCAACCATCAAGACAAAGATTCACTTCTGTTGGCAGCAATGACAGAAATCAGCATCTGCAGACCAATGACGGACAACGCACTTCACAGATTCACGTACAAGCCTGGCGAACTATAAAATATGAAGCTAACATGATTTCCATCAACACCGTCTGCCCTCGTGAGGATGGATCCTAATGAAAACTGCTAGTTTAGCACCTTGTTCACACTTTGACAGGAGTTCGGTGGCCTCTGCAGCAGACTTCATCTTTTGTAGAGTCTGGAGATGTGATACAAAAGTTGCATTTTGACATTTATTACTTGCTTCAGCCTTTTCCACTTGAttcagaggggagagaagatCTTACGACTAACATTAGCCAggcttttttaaagtttattttttttcccagattaCGCAACAGCGTTTGTTCCTGGGAGGAGGGAGCGCGTTTAAAGAAGTTTAAAGGCAAAGATGTAAACAAGGTGCAATGATGGcgtctgattaaaaaaagatgcaAGGAACAGCCTCGTCTAAGGAGGGGACACAGTGATGTTCCCGGATGAGCTGACGCCCATCTGCCTACTTCCTGTCAAAAGATGACGCTTCCTCCCAGCGACACTGTTGGACGTAGCTGCACTAATGACAGCGGCGAGTCCGACCCAGGCTGCAGCGCTCGGCCAGACTGCGCAATTGTGCTTAGGAGTTTATGTCCCAGAAGTTTTAAGGCTTTTAAAATCTCAATACCAGACATTCGTGTAAGTGTTAATGAGTTCTACCAACGCACAGGAGGGACGATTAGATGAGGATTAAAGGTTTATATATTCACAACAAAGCACAATCAAGACGATTCCGAAAAGAATAAATGGTGAAAACAACTAGCCTGGTATTGGTGGTTTTTTGCCCCACTCATACGATATGTTTGTCTTAATGTGTCAGAGAGGAAAGGTTCGCAAATCACCTCACGATGGTTGAATGGAGACTGTGAGACGCGTGGATTCAGGACAGAAACTCCCAGTCACGTCACTCTAAAAGCTCTGGTCTTACTAATTGTCGATAAACTGCAGTATGCAAAAATAGAAAAGCTGTCGTTTCACTTCCCAACCATGTAGTTCAGTGCTCTGCGAACCAAACCTCCTCACACGACTCCTGGTCGTTCCTGTCATTGGGAGCTAGTCAGGACGAgcggttagcgttagcgttagctgcaGTTAATGTAGCCACAGAGTGGCCACAGCGAGCAGAAGAGACAGCCCCAGACTGGAGGCCAGGGAGGCGGCCAGGAAGGGCCCGTTGTTCACCAGCCTGAAGGAGATGACCTCCACCTTGAACCCGTCCTCGGTGGCCATGCAGCGGAAGATGCCTTCCCTCAGGGGAGTGTCCACCACCGGCCCCAGGACGCAGAAGTCCCCGGAGAGGATGCATGGGTAGTTCTTGAGGCAGTTGTCCTTCTCCCAGCGATAGGTGGCGTGGAAGGAGCGGACGGGGCAGGGGAGGAAGATGGTGGTGTTTGACTGCACCTTCACCTCTTTGGGGGATGTCCGGCGCAGCTTCAGAGCTGTCGGGacacaaaagctgcattttcagcCAACAGCTGGGAAATTGAAGCCAACGCTTTCTGTGGTGTCACCATTTAAGCGCCGTTGCCATGGGAAACCAGTGGTGCCATCAGGGATCTAAAGAGTGTAACCGGTCAAATTCTAATTGTGTGCATTAAAATTATAATTGCTATAATTTCTGTCTTCCAGCATGGGCACCCTCGTTGGTGAGGACCGCAGAATGTCAGAGACCAGAGGACATTGTTTTAAACCATAAAGTGAGAAGCTTCCAGCTGAGCCCTGCTGAGTGCCAAAACTCATTCAGATTGGAAGCTTCATTTCATCTCATGGTGGTTTAATCCATCTGGGGGCCTTTTGCAGGGGCCTTTTTCCTCCAGATAGACATTGACCCCAGAGAACATGCTCCTGGGAGTGAACTGGATGCTAAATGGAGATGACTTGAGGAGCTAGCTAACCTCACAGGATTGGCTTTTAACAGTCATGCAGAAAATGAAGCCTCCCTCTGGGCTGTGGACACTGCTCAATTATATGATAATCATCTGGTTAGTGGCTAAAGGTTTATATTCTGGATTAAGATCAGGCAGAGTAGCAGCGAGCAGATAAGACTCACCAGCAGCTTCCCCACAAACTGAGGAGTTGGAGGAGTCCAGATTCTGGATCAGAGCCCTGGTGGGGAtaagaaaggaaaacaatggGAGATTCGCAGCAGCTGATGAGTCTGCATATCCACACACATTCAAAGCTTCC comes from the Takifugu rubripes chromosome 7, fTakRub1.2, whole genome shotgun sequence genome and includes:
- the tlr18 gene encoding toll-like receptor 18; amino-acid sequence: MIWTFVHFIALAVGVLASTTPSPPSTTKTVTGFCRVFNSGRSADCLGMQLSSVPWRQFPPSLEDIDLSYNRLQVINAEDFALFPRLRSLNLKYNNISRIDSDAFKNNPLLEILDIFNNSLGEIPVAALSPLLNLKKLYMSNNLYKRAALAETFSTFVRLQTLSMGGPLVEGLKKGDFQPLRKLRLQEFAIKCSSNLMYYEAGSLEVVQTQKLGFDMAIDQRPSALVDMLRDIANKTFIAIQFRNLFEFRYYTRVQDIFQGLKHVAAYQLIFHRGKFNENLLRMALLNLEAIKRLRFQYIDFARSPTFVDNGAGSSITDLVLDKLDLWYISNPDVLRFDWRFTWFNNIRSLSIQYVYFNSVPCDSWAEMKQVKVLDVSNNRLTDTYIFNQLCNYKGAAPNLRLFNMSNNELTSLKDLSLLTKEFQQLQELDLSRNKLGSAAESRNCIWQKSITRFIVHHNNFESSALHCLPTSVEFLDLSFCDLDQLDMNYFSKTSNLQELHLSGNKIKFIQSKWASPSLQSLSLDGNSFGLIGTESFQDMPRLSHLSAGNNPYHCTCELHAFVQETITEGKVNLTDWPWNYKCYHPEPLLNTVISQYLPGKVACDIRLVIVICVAATTFVVLILVLICYIFDLPWYTKATFQIIRAKYRAHKEKAAGEEGPFTYHAFISYSHSDADWVRDQLLPCLENNNNPYRLCIHERDFTPGRWIIDNIIENIENSRKVIFVLSRHFVNSEWCNYELYFAQQRAMGKTFSDVILVVKEPIDPNSLPSKYCKLKKMLSTKTYLEWPQQVNQQAFFWAQLRSVLGRPTAVTRGRQSVRSRTSSASISVIGPLVDERNPEMDEDRGTEPNYEVIENSLEVSHQRQIPMVAV